A section of the Larus michahellis chromosome 1, bLarMic1.1, whole genome shotgun sequence genome encodes:
- the LOC141741553 gene encoding uncharacterized protein LOC141741553 produces the protein MTSAGSSGREERQLPPLLLPPTASAGQEDAEQSQALRMKVQALTVTALLLVLLSSAPAPSEAVGGRAGTRERQPGPGSHGEDPRAPGDGGDNLPSQGSEGSHPLSGAWEVMGEASPSSRSPSKAMAKPPLGSSKQDPLGKLRRLPRQPSRSRSPGLSHHLKGHGKFNGDTHSCHGIHSRPCQKPSDCGGCLGLYTCKLPAGTCDLKAVSRQRGGFLQSLQSPEGRRVLLILEQHGSR, from the exons ATGACTTCGGCTGGATCCAGCGGTAGGGAAGAGAGGCAGCTtccacctctgctcctgcctccaacAGCATCggctgggcaggaggatgctgagcaGAGCCAGGCCCTGAGGATGAAGGTCCAGGCGCTAACGGTCACTGctctcctcctggtgctgctctCTTCAGCTCCGGCACCATCTGAGGCAGTGGGGGGCCGTGCTGGCACCCGGGAGAGGCAGCCAGGACCTGGGAGCCATGGAGAAGACCCTCGGGCACCTGGAGATGGAGGGGACAACTTGCCTTCGCAGGGCTCGGAGGGCAGCCACCCCCTGTCCGGTGCATGGGAGGTGATGGGAGAGgcctctcccagctccaggtCCCCCAGCAAGGCCATGGCCAAGCCCCCACTGGGCAGCAGCAAGCAGGACCCCCTCGGCAAGCTCCGGAGACTCCCACGGCAGCCCTCCCGCAGCAGGAGCCCGGGGCTGAGCCATCACCTGAAGGGCCACGGGAAGTTCAACGGGGACACG CACTCCTGCCATGGCATCCATTCCCGGCCCTGCCAGAAGCCCTCTGACTGCGGTGGCTGCCTGGGGCTCTACACCTGCAAGCTGCCTGCTGGTACCTGCGACCTGAAAGCCGTCTCCAGGCAGAGAG GTGGGTTCCTCCAAAGCCTCCAGAGCCCTGAGGGGCGCAGGGTCCTCCTCATCCTGGAGCAACACGGCTCGAGGTAA